The genomic region GTGGTCATCGCCGTCGCGCTCGTCTTCCGCGACCGCGTGCTCACCGAGCGCCCGACCGCGCGCCTCGGCGTGAGGGAGGTGCTCGGGTCCTTCGTGTTCGACCCGCGCCGGAACCCCGACTCCGGCTGGGCCTGGCTCATGCGCTTCCTGCTCACGGCCGGCGCCGTGACGGCCACGAACCACCTCGCGTTCTCCCTCATCGACGACCTCGGGGTCCCCCAGGCCGACGTGGCGAACACGGCCGCCGCGGCCGGCACCGTGCTGGTGCGCAACGCGGGCGGGATCCTGCCGCTCGACGCATCCGCGCTCCGCTCCGTGGCGGTCATCGACCACAACGCCGTCGAGGCGCGCACGCAGGGCGGCGGCAGCGCGACCGTCATCCCCGAGCACGTGGTGACGCCGCTCGACGGGATCCGCGACGCCCTCGGCGACGGCGTGGACGTGCGGTACGCGCGTGGCGCGGTCGTGCAGAAGGGGATCCAGGAGCTGCCGCTCGCGGAGATCCGGAACCCTCGCACGGGCGAGCACGGCGCCCTCGTGCGCTTCCTCGACGCGGACGGCGGCGAGGTCTTCACCGAGGACCGCCGGGCCACGACGCTCATGCACTTCGGCGGCGACGCGCCCACGGGCACGACGGCGGTCATCGAGATCACGACCCGGTGGACGCCCGCGACCACCGGCGAGGTGCTCGTCGGCTTCAGCGCCACGGGCCGCGGCCGCGTGTACGCCGACGGCGCCCTCCTCCGCGAGGACGGCGCCGCGCCCATCGGCATGGACCTCGGCGCGAGCCTCCTGTCGCCGCCCTCCATCTCCGCGCCGCTCCAGCCGACCGCGGGGCAGCCGGTGGACCTCAAGATCGAGCTCGAGCTGACCAGCGCGCCCGGCGGCCTCGCCGGGATCCTCGGGATCACGGTGGGCATCGAGGCCGACGAGTCGGCGCCCGAGCGCCTGCTGGACGAGGCCGTGGAGGCCGCGACCGGCGCGGACGTCGCGATCGTCGTCGTCGGCACCAACGCGCAGGTCGAGTCCGAGGGCTTCGACCGCGACTCGATCGCCCTCCCCGGCCGCCAGGACGAGCTCGTGCGCCGCGTCGCCGCCGCGAACCCGCGCACGGTCGTGGTCGTCAACTCCGGATCCCCGGTGCTGCTCCCCTGGCGCGACGACGTGCAGGCGCTCGTCCTCGCGTGGTTCGGCGGCCAGGAGTTCGGCGGCGCCCTCGCCGACGTGCTGTTCGGCGCCGTCGAGCCCGGCGGCCGCCTCCCCACGACGTGGCCCGCGACCGAGGAGGACGTGCCCGTCCGCTCCGTCACGCCGGTCGACGGGAGGGTGGTCTACGACGAGGGGATCCACGTCGGCTACCGCGCGTGGCTCCGCTCGGGCGCGACCCCGGCCTACGCGCTCGGGCACGGCCTCGGCTACACGACGCACGAGATCGACGACCTGCGGGTCGCCGAGGACGGCGCGGGCGGGATCACCGCGACCGTGACCGTGACGAACACGGGCGACCGCGCCGGCAACCAGGTCGTGCAGGCCTACCTGTCGCGCGCGGGATCCGCGGTCGACCGGCCGGTCCGCTGGCTCGCGGGCTTCGCGTCCGCGCAGCTCGAGGCCGGCGCGTCCGCGGAGGTCGAGATCGCGATCGGCGCGCGGGCCTTCGCGCACTGGGACGGCGGCTGGCAGCGCGAGCCCGGCGCGTTCCGCTTGCACGTGGGCACCTCGGTCGTGGCGACGCCGCTGGAGGCCGAGGTGGATCCCGCGGCCTGACCCGCTGCCCGCCCGACCGCGAGGCGGGCGGCGCGGCCGATCCGTGGGCTCAGCCCGCGACGATCCGCCGGCCGCCCGCCTCGAACTCGTCGAGGTCGCCCGTGGCGCCCGCGCGCACGGCCCGGCCGCCGACGACGACCATGTAGAAGAGGAACGCCCCGAGGGCGACCGCGCCGATCGCGATCTTGAGCGCCACCGGCCACGGCTGCGGCGTCACGAAGCCCTCGATGATCCCCGAGACCAGCAGCACGAGCACGAGCCCCAACGCCACCGTGATGAGCGCGCGCCCGTCCTCGGCGAGCGCCTGGCCGCGCGTGCGGGCGCCGGGCGCGATCCACGCCCACGAGATGCGCAGGCCCGCGGCGGCGGCCACGAAGATCGCCGTCAGCTCCAGCAGGCCGTGCGGGAGGATGTAGGAGAAGAACGTGCCGCCCTCGCCGTAGGAGAACATCACCGCGGTCGTCGTGCCGAGGCCCTGCGCGTTCTGCAGGATCACGTACGGCACCCACAGCCCCGTGATCCCGAAGGCCACGCACTGCGCGGCGATCCACGCGTTGTTCGTCCAGACCTGGCCCGTGAACGAGGCCGCCGGGTTCTCGCTGTAGTAGTCGATGAAGTCGTCCTCGACGTACTTCCGGAGGTCGGCGTCGCTGCCGAGGCTCGCGATCATCGACGGGTCGCGGAGGATCCAGGTGGCGTAGAGCGCGACGATCGCCACCGTGACGAGCGCGACCGCGAGCGTCAGCCAGCGGATCCGGTACAGGGCAGCGGGCAGGTCCACGGCGAGGAACACGGGGATGCGCGCCGCGACGTTCGTGGTCTGCCCGGTGAAGCGCATGCGGGCCCGCGAGAGCGCGACGGAGAGCCGGTCGCCCTGCGCGGTGGATCCCGCCGCCGCCTGGATCGCGGACAGCTCGGCCGCGCCCGCCTGGTACCGGTCGACGAGCTCGTCGGCGTCGGGTCCGGTGAGCCGGCGCCGACCTGCGAGGCGGGCGAGCCGGTCCCAGTCGTCCCGGTGGGCGGCGGTGTAGGCGTCGAGGTCCATCTGCTTGACTATATGCATGGCGGCAGCCGACGCGCACGACCCGATCCTCTCGGACGGTCCCGACGCGCTCGTGGTCGGCGAGGCCGTCGCCCTCGACGTCCGTCCCGCGGGCTTCGTGCTGCGGGCCGCGGGCGCCGCGATCGACGTGATCGCGTCCCTGGTCGTGGGCCTCCTGCTCGTGCTCCTCGTCGGCCGGCTCGCCGGGGCGGGCCTCCTCGACGACGCGTCGAGCGCCGCGTGCGCCATCGCCGCCGTCGTGCTGGCGATCGTCGTCATGCCCGTCGTGGTCGAGGTCGCGTCGCGCGGCCGCTCGCTCGGGCGCTGGGCCGTGGGCGCGCGCATCGTGCGGGCGGACGGCGGAGGCATCGGCCTCCGGCACGCGGTCGCGCGGGCGCTCGTCGGGATCCTCGAGATCTACCTCACCTTCGGCGGGCTGGCCGCGCTCGTGG from Clavibacter michiganensis subsp. insidiosus harbors:
- a CDS encoding glycoside hydrolase family 3 C-terminal domain-containing protein translates to MADSARPRNRGRVAAAIGVAQNGSLVVGTFIVQLFTTTTQQVLVPGAIGVIVVIAVALVFRDRVLTERPTARLGVREVLGSFVFDPRRNPDSGWAWLMRFLLTAGAVTATNHLAFSLIDDLGVPQADVANTAAAAGTVLVRNAGGILPLDASALRSVAVIDHNAVEARTQGGGSATVIPEHVVTPLDGIRDALGDGVDVRYARGAVVQKGIQELPLAEIRNPRTGEHGALVRFLDADGGEVFTEDRRATTLMHFGGDAPTGTTAVIEITTRWTPATTGEVLVGFSATGRGRVYADGALLREDGAAPIGMDLGASLLSPPSISAPLQPTAGQPVDLKIELELTSAPGGLAGILGITVGIEADESAPERLLDEAVEAATGADVAIVVVGTNAQVESEGFDRDSIALPGRQDELVRRVAAANPRTVVVVNSGSPVLLPWRDDVQALVLAWFGGQEFGGALADVLFGAVEPGGRLPTTWPATEEDVPVRSVTPVDGRVVYDEGIHVGYRAWLRSGATPAYALGHGLGYTTHEIDDLRVAEDGAGGITATVTVTNTGDRAGNQVVQAYLSRAGSAVDRPVRWLAGFASAQLEAGASAEVEIAIGARAFAHWDGGWQREPGAFRLHVGTSVVATPLEAEVDPAA
- a CDS encoding stage II sporulation protein M, with product MDLDAYTAAHRDDWDRLARLAGRRRLTGPDADELVDRYQAGAAELSAIQAAAGSTAQGDRLSVALSRARMRFTGQTTNVAARIPVFLAVDLPAALYRIRWLTLAVALVTVAIVALYATWILRDPSMIASLGSDADLRKYVEDDFIDYYSENPAASFTGQVWTNNAWIAAQCVAFGITGLWVPYVILQNAQGLGTTTAVMFSYGEGGTFFSYILPHGLLELTAIFVAAAAGLRISWAWIAPGARTRGQALAEDGRALITVALGLVLVLLVSGIIEGFVTPQPWPVALKIAIGAVALGAFLFYMVVVGGRAVRAGATGDLDEFEAGGRRIVAG